Proteins from a genomic interval of Clostridium sp. M62/1:
- a CDS encoding ERF family protein, with amino-acid sequence MATTKETAAAKAATTPPVPLTLQQKFIKLREAVPSITQKAHSDGVKYKFAKIFDVYQLLTPAMNEFGVNFDIVGEQATRHSENGDPIYYSNFTQHTRNGDRIVWVYEADLTIRWTNADNPDETLEVTLHAIGTNDGGPDKAKGSAWTYCLKYYLFEKFGIDQGDDDPDMSDHSSEPPQQSQKQHTGAQNGNRQGNTQPQAQNGQTGRSGAARPLSDAQLSHLYRKGEDAGYSQQSINEWILKKYGQQDPHNLTRAQYDEACAAMDNAKQQGGQNNA; translated from the coding sequence ATGGCAACAACCAAGGAAACGGCGGCCGCAAAGGCGGCCACCACCCCACCGGTACCGCTGACGCTGCAGCAGAAGTTCATCAAGTTGCGCGAAGCCGTTCCCTCTATCACCCAGAAGGCCCACAGCGACGGCGTAAAGTACAAGTTCGCGAAGATCTTCGACGTGTACCAGCTTCTCACTCCAGCCATGAATGAGTTCGGCGTCAATTTTGACATTGTAGGCGAGCAGGCCACCCGGCACAGTGAAAACGGGGATCCGATCTACTACTCCAACTTCACGCAGCACACCAGAAACGGCGACCGCATTGTCTGGGTGTACGAGGCCGACCTCACGATCCGCTGGACAAACGCAGACAACCCGGACGAGACTCTGGAAGTTACTCTCCACGCAATCGGAACGAACGACGGAGGCCCGGACAAGGCCAAAGGCTCCGCGTGGACGTACTGCCTCAAATACTACCTGTTTGAGAAGTTCGGCATTGATCAGGGCGACGACGATCCAGACATGAGCGACCACAGCAGCGAACCCCCTCAGCAGAGCCAGAAACAGCACACAGGAGCTCAGAACGGGAACCGGCAGGGAAACACCCAGCCGCAGGCACAAAATGGCCAGACGGGGCGCTCAGGCGCCGCACGACCACTCTCAGACGCTCAGCTCTCCCACCTCTACCGTAAAGGCGAGGACGCCGGGTACTCTCAGCAGTCGATCAACGAATGGATCCTGAAAAAATACGGACAGCAGGATCCACATAACCTGACGCGGGCCCAGTACGACGAAGCCTGCGCCGCTATGGACAACGCAAAGCAGCAAGGAGGACAAAACAATGCTTAA